In Massilia violaceinigra, one DNA window encodes the following:
- a CDS encoding uracil-DNA glycosylase — MSVQPIPPAILDAVSRADPSWQPVLRQGLEAVMRAEPLYLPTLAADTYLPTEQRLFAAFALPLDQVRYVLVGEGPYPRAESATGVCFMDGAVGKLWCESGLSKPVNKATSLRNFMKMLLVADGQLPAGDTGGAAMAPVAAAAANNGSIQTLAELQHNLTQQGFLLLNASLVFRSHVAPVIDARAWLPFLQTVMAALAAREQAPTLVLWGKIAEQLQKLQETKSFPQLSSEHPYNLSFIQHAGMQALFGPMHLLRAPSL, encoded by the coding sequence ATGTCCGTCCAACCTATTCCTCCCGCCATCCTCGACGCCGTCTCACGCGCGGACCCATCCTGGCAGCCGGTCCTGCGCCAGGGACTGGAAGCGGTCATGCGCGCCGAGCCCCTGTACCTGCCGACCCTTGCCGCCGACACCTATCTCCCGACGGAACAGCGCCTGTTCGCCGCCTTCGCCCTGCCGCTCGACCAGGTGCGCTACGTGCTGGTGGGCGAGGGGCCGTACCCGCGCGCCGAGAGCGCCACCGGCGTTTGCTTCATGGATGGGGCTGTCGGCAAGCTGTGGTGCGAGAGCGGGCTCTCCAAGCCGGTCAACAAGGCGACCTCGCTGCGCAATTTCATGAAGATGCTGCTGGTGGCCGATGGGCAGCTGCCGGCCGGCGACACCGGCGGTGCCGCCATGGCCCCGGTGGCGGCAGCGGCAGCGAACAACGGCAGCATCCAGACCCTGGCCGAGTTGCAGCACAATCTGACGCAGCAAGGGTTTCTGCTGCTCAATGCCTCGCTGGTGTTCCGTTCCCATGTCGCGCCGGTGATCGATGCGCGCGCCTGGCTGCCGTTCCTGCAAACGGTCATGGCGGCGCTGGCCGCCCGGGAACAGGCGCCGACCCTGGTTTTATGGGGCAAGATTGCGGAACAACTACAAAAATTGCAGGAAACCAAGAGTTTTCCGCAGCTGAGCTCCGAGCATCCGTATAATTTGTCATTTATCCAGCATGCCGGCATGCAAGCCCTGTTCGGGCCGATGCACTTGTTGCGCGCCCCTAGCCTGTGA
- the iscR gene encoding Fe-S cluster assembly transcriptional regulator IscR codes for MRLTTKGRFAVTAMIDLALRQGKGPVTLSGISQRQAISLSYLEQLFGKLRRHEIVESIRGPGGGYSLARRADKVTVADIIIAVDEPLDATQCGGKENCHGADTATGTRCMTHELWATLNEKMVDYLDSVSLQDLVDQQKQKNSEQNVVHVHRPHAAVGQN; via the coding sequence ATGCGTCTGACCACAAAAGGCCGTTTTGCTGTAACTGCGATGATCGATCTTGCCCTGCGACAGGGCAAGGGCCCCGTCACGCTGTCGGGCATCAGCCAGCGCCAGGCCATTTCGCTCTCGTATCTGGAGCAATTGTTCGGCAAGCTGCGCCGCCATGAAATCGTCGAATCGATCCGCGGTCCGGGCGGCGGCTACAGTCTGGCGCGCCGCGCCGACAAGGTCACCGTGGCCGATATCATCATCGCGGTCGACGAGCCGCTCGATGCGACCCAGTGCGGCGGCAAGGAAAATTGCCACGGCGCCGATACGGCCACCGGCACCCGCTGCATGACCCACGAGCTGTGGGCCACGCTGAACGAAAAGATGGTCGACTATCTCGATTCGGTCTCGCTGCAAGACCTGGTCGACCAGCAGAAGCAAAAGAATTCTGAACAAAACGTCGTGCACGTACACCGCCCGCACGCCGCCGTCGGACAAAATTGA
- a CDS encoding IscS subfamily cysteine desulfurase, with the protein MNAPLDKNLEQTFVTAPHFPIYMDYSATTPIDPRVADKMIPYLREQFGNPASRSHMYGWTAEAAVEEARAHVAALVGADPREIIWTSGATESNNLALKGAAQFYKTKGKHIITVKTEHKAVLDTVRELERVGFDATYLEPQDNGLITVAQLEAAIRPDTILVSVMLVNNEIGVIQPIEELAALCRSKGIIFHCDAAQATGKVQIDLANSKVDLMTFTAHKTYGPKGIGALYVRRKPRVRLEAQMHGGGHERGLRSGTLPTHQIVGMGECFRIAKEEMDSEIARVTALRDRLAKGLQEIEEVYINGDMEHRVPHNLNVSFNYVEGESLIMAIKDIAVSSGSACTSASLEPSYVLRALGRSDELAHSSIRFTIGRFSTEADIDFAVDLLKSKVHKLRELSPLWDMFKEGIDISSIQWAAH; encoded by the coding sequence ATGAACGCGCCTTTGGACAAAAACCTCGAGCAGACTTTCGTGACTGCCCCGCATTTCCCGATCTACATGGATTATTCGGCGACGACGCCGATCGATCCGCGTGTCGCGGACAAAATGATTCCTTACCTGCGCGAGCAGTTCGGTAATCCGGCATCGCGCAGCCATATGTACGGCTGGACCGCCGAAGCGGCAGTCGAGGAAGCGCGCGCCCATGTGGCCGCCCTGGTCGGCGCCGATCCGCGCGAGATCATCTGGACCTCCGGCGCGACCGAAAGCAACAACCTCGCGCTCAAGGGCGCGGCCCAGTTCTACAAGACCAAGGGCAAGCACATCATCACGGTCAAGACCGAGCATAAAGCCGTGCTCGACACCGTGCGCGAACTCGAACGCGTCGGTTTCGACGCCACCTACCTCGAGCCGCAAGACAACGGCCTGATCACGGTCGCCCAGCTCGAAGCGGCGATCCGCCCGGACACGATTCTGGTGTCGGTGATGCTGGTCAATAACGAAATCGGCGTGATCCAGCCGATCGAAGAATTGGCCGCGCTGTGCCGCTCGAAAGGCATCATTTTTCATTGCGACGCTGCCCAGGCAACCGGCAAGGTGCAGATCGACCTGGCCAACAGCAAGGTCGACCTGATGACATTCACCGCGCACAAGACCTACGGCCCGAAAGGCATCGGTGCCCTGTACGTGCGCCGCAAGCCGCGCGTGCGCCTGGAAGCGCAGATGCACGGTGGCGGCCACGAGCGCGGCTTGCGCTCGGGCACCTTGCCGACCCACCAGATCGTCGGCATGGGCGAATGCTTCCGCATCGCCAAGGAAGAAATGGACAGCGAAATTGCGCGCGTCACCGCGCTGCGCGACCGTCTGGCCAAGGGCTTGCAGGAGATCGAGGAAGTCTATATCAATGGCGACATGGAACACCGGGTGCCGCACAACCTGAACGTGAGCTTCAATTATGTCGAGGGCGAGTCGCTGATCATGGCGATCAAGGATATCGCCGTATCGTCCGGTTCGGCTTGTACTTCGGCCAGCCTGGAACCATCTTATGTCCTGCGCGCCCTGGGCCGCAGCGATGAGCTGGCGCATAGCTCGATCCGTTTTACCATCGGCCGTTTTTCGACCGAAGCCGACATCGACTTCGCAGTGGACCTGCTCAAGTCGAAAGTCCACAAGCTGCGCGAACTGTCGCCGCTGTGGGATATGTTCAAAGAAGGCATCGACATCAGTTCGATCCAATGGGCAGCCCACTAA
- the iscU gene encoding Fe-S cluster assembly scaffold IscU produces the protein MAYSDKVLDHYENPRNVGAFDKGDETIGTGMVGAPACGDVMKLQIKVGADGLIEDAKFKTYGCGSAIASSSLVTEWVKGKTLDQALSIKNTQIAEELALPPVKIHCSILAEDAIKAAVLDYKTKHPAVA, from the coding sequence ATGGCATACTCGGACAAAGTGTTGGACCACTACGAAAATCCACGTAACGTCGGCGCCTTCGACAAGGGCGACGAAACGATCGGCACCGGCATGGTCGGCGCGCCGGCCTGCGGCGACGTGATGAAGCTGCAGATCAAGGTCGGCGCCGATGGCCTGATCGAAGACGCAAAGTTCAAGACCTATGGCTGCGGCTCGGCAATTGCCTCGTCGTCGCTGGTGACCGAATGGGTCAAGGGCAAGACCTTGGACCAGGCGCTGTCGATCAAGAACACCCAGATCGCCGAAGAACTGGCACTGCCGCCGGTCAAGATTCACTGCTCGATCCTGGCGGAAGACGCGATCAAGGCAGCCGTACTGGACTACAAGACCAAGCATCCGGCCGTCGCCTGA
- the iscA gene encoding iron-sulfur cluster assembly protein IscA, whose protein sequence is MAITMTEKAAKHINRFIERRGKGVGLRFGVRTTGCSGLAYKLEYVDEAAAEDNVFESHGVKVFVDPKSLPYIDGTELDFTREGLNEGFRFNNPHVKDECGCGESFRI, encoded by the coding sequence ATGGCAATCACAATGACCGAAAAAGCAGCCAAGCACATCAACCGCTTCATTGAACGTCGCGGCAAAGGTGTCGGCTTGCGTTTTGGCGTGCGCACCACGGGCTGCTCGGGCCTGGCCTACAAGCTCGAATATGTCGATGAAGCGGCGGCCGAAGACAATGTCTTCGAGTCGCATGGCGTGAAGGTCTTTGTCGACCCGAAAAGCCTGCCGTACATCGATGGCACCGAGCTCGACTTCACGCGCGAGGGCTTGAACGAAGGCTTCCGCTTCAACAATCCGCACGTCAAGGATGAGTGCGGTTGCGGCGAAAGCTTCCGCATCTGA
- the hscB gene encoding Fe-S protein assembly co-chaperone HscB, giving the protein MQNHFDLFNLPPRFTLDTGALDAAYRDVQGQVHPDRFVNATDAEKRVAMQWATRANEAYQTLKNPQKRAQYLCEQNGVDLQTESNTAMPMAFLMQQMEWREALGDARAGKDIGALETLDEQVRQERTSRLVQVGEQLDAGDYEQAAQGVRALMFLEKFGEELSFAFDALEQ; this is encoded by the coding sequence ATGCAGAATCACTTCGATCTCTTCAACCTGCCGCCCCGTTTCACGCTCGACACGGGCGCCCTCGACGCCGCTTACCGCGACGTTCAGGGGCAGGTGCATCCCGACCGCTTCGTCAACGCCACCGACGCCGAAAAACGCGTCGCCATGCAGTGGGCCACGCGCGCCAACGAAGCCTACCAGACCCTGAAAAACCCGCAAAAGCGCGCGCAGTATTTGTGCGAGCAGAACGGCGTCGACCTGCAAACCGAGTCCAACACGGCCATGCCGATGGCGTTCCTGATGCAGCAGATGGAATGGCGCGAAGCGCTCGGCGACGCGCGCGCTGGCAAGGATATCGGCGCGCTGGAAACGCTCGACGAGCAGGTCAGGCAGGAGCGCACCTCGCGCCTGGTCCAGGTCGGCGAGCAGCTCGACGCGGGCGATTACGAACAGGCGGCGCAAGGGGTGAGGGCGCTAATGTTTCTGGAAAAATTCGGCGAAGAACTTAGCTTCGCCTTTGACGCGTTGGAGCAGTAG
- the hscA gene encoding Fe-S protein assembly chaperone HscA — protein MALLQISEPGMSTAPHQHRLAIGIDLGTTNSLVATVRSGSPEVLSDEEGRPLLPSIVRYLPNGHANIGYKAQAHQTTDPKNTIVSVKRFMGRGLADIAYAENLPYDFQDSPGMVQLKTVAGVKSPVEISAQILATLRQRAEDSLGDELVGAVITVPAYFDDAQRQATKDAAQLAGLNVLRLLSEPTAAAIAYGLDHGSEGVFAVYDLGGGTFDISILKLSKGVFEVLSTGGDSALGGDDFDHRLFCWVCEQAKLAPLSDEDTAILMVKARQAKELLSTNADTTIDAMLNSGEIVHVKISAEVFADITRHLVNKTMTAIKKAMRDASVSVDDVDGVVMVGGATRMPHVRRAVTEFFKTIPHANIDPDKVVALGAAIQANLLAGNRAAGDDWLLLDVIPLSLGIETMGGLVEKIIPRNSTIPCARAQEFTTFKDGQTALAVHVLQGERELVSDCRSLARFELRGIPPMVAGAARIRITYQVDADGLLSVSARETRSGVEASITVKPSYGLADDEVARMLQDSYTSAQVDMVRRALREEQVEAERILLATQSALDGDAALLSNEERASVDTLMDGVRAALAASNVEEGEPAAKQAALHAAVDALANGTEEFASRRMDQSVRSALAGKTLDEV, from the coding sequence ATGGCACTTTTGCAAATTTCAGAACCCGGCATGTCGACCGCGCCGCACCAGCATCGGCTGGCCATCGGCATCGACCTGGGCACCACCAATTCGCTGGTCGCCACGGTGCGCAGCGGCAGTCCTGAAGTGTTGAGCGACGAAGAGGGCCGCCCGCTGCTGCCATCCATCGTGCGCTACCTGCCGAACGGCCACGCCAACATCGGCTACAAGGCCCAGGCCCACCAGACCACCGACCCGAAGAACACCATCGTCTCGGTCAAGCGCTTCATGGGGCGCGGCCTGGCCGACATCGCCTACGCCGAAAATCTGCCCTACGATTTCCAGGATTCGCCCGGCATGGTGCAGCTCAAGACCGTGGCCGGCGTCAAAAGCCCGGTTGAAATCTCGGCCCAGATCCTGGCCACGCTGCGCCAGCGCGCCGAAGACTCGCTCGGCGACGAGCTGGTCGGCGCCGTCATCACCGTGCCCGCCTACTTCGACGACGCCCAGCGCCAGGCCACCAAGGACGCGGCCCAGCTGGCCGGCCTGAACGTGCTGCGCCTCTTGAGCGAGCCGACCGCCGCGGCGATCGCCTACGGCCTCGATCACGGTTCCGAAGGCGTGTTCGCCGTCTACGATCTTGGCGGCGGCACCTTCGACATCTCCATCCTCAAACTGTCCAAGGGCGTGTTCGAGGTGCTGTCCACGGGCGGCGATTCCGCTTTGGGTGGCGACGACTTCGACCACCGCCTGTTCTGCTGGGTGTGCGAGCAGGCCAAGCTGGCCCCCTTGTCCGACGAAGACACCGCGATCCTGATGGTCAAGGCGCGCCAGGCCAAGGAACTGCTCTCGACCAACGCCGACACCACCATCGACGCCATGCTGAACTCGGGCGAGATCGTGCACGTCAAGATCAGCGCCGAAGTCTTTGCCGACATCACCAGGCACCTGGTCAACAAGACCATGACCGCGATCAAAAAAGCCATGCGCGACGCGTCGGTGTCGGTCGACGATGTCGATGGCGTGGTGATGGTCGGCGGCGCCACCCGCATGCCGCACGTGCGGCGCGCGGTCACCGAATTTTTCAAGACCATCCCGCACGCGAACATCGATCCGGACAAAGTGGTGGCGCTCGGCGCGGCCATTCAAGCCAATCTGCTGGCCGGTAACCGCGCCGCCGGCGACGACTGGCTGCTGCTCGACGTGATCCCGCTCTCGCTCGGCATCGAAACCATGGGCGGCCTGGTCGAGAAAATCATCCCCCGCAATTCGACCATTCCATGCGCCCGCGCGCAGGAATTCACCACCTTCAAGGATGGCCAGACCGCGCTGGCGGTGCACGTGCTGCAGGGCGAGCGCGAACTGGTGTCGGACTGCCGTTCGCTGGCGCGTTTCGAGCTGCGCGGCATTCCGCCGATGGTCGCTGGCGCCGCGCGCATCCGCATCACCTACCAGGTCGATGCCGATGGCTTGCTGTCGGTGTCGGCGCGCGAAACGCGTTCCGGCGTCGAAGCGTCGATCACCGTCAAGCCGTCTTACGGCCTGGCCGACGATGAAGTGGCGCGCATGCTGCAGGACTCGTACACCTCGGCCCAGGTCGACATGGTGCGGCGCGCGCTGCGCGAAGAGCAGGTCGAGGCCGAGCGCATCCTGCTGGCCACGCAATCGGCGCTCGATGGCGACGCCGCGCTGCTCTCGAACGAGGAACGCGCCTCGGTCGACACGCTGATGGACGGCGTGCGCGCCGCGCTGGCGGCATCGAACGTCGAGGAAGGCGAGCCGGCGGCGAAGCAGGCCGCCCTGCACGCCGCGGTCGATGCGCTGGCCAACGGCACCGAAGAATTCGCGTCGCGCCGCATGGACCAGAGCGTGCGCTCCGCGCTGGCCGGCAAAACGCTCGACGAAGTTTAA
- the fdx gene encoding ISC system 2Fe-2S type ferredoxin, whose amino-acid sequence MPQIVFLPHPVFCPEGAVIEAPAGKSVCDVMLENDIEIEHACDRVCACTTCHVLVREGYASLNEPEEKEEDLLDRAWGLEPVSRLSCQAIVGTEDLVVEIPKYTINHAAEKNH is encoded by the coding sequence GTGCCACAAATCGTATTCCTTCCCCATCCCGTCTTCTGCCCTGAAGGCGCCGTCATCGAGGCGCCCGCCGGCAAGTCGGTGTGCGACGTCATGCTCGAAAACGATATTGAAATCGAGCACGCCTGCGACCGCGTCTGCGCCTGCACCACCTGCCATGTGCTGGTGCGCGAAGGCTACGCGTCGCTCAACGAGCCTGAAGAAAAAGAAGAAGACCTGCTCGATCGCGCGTGGGGCCTGGAGCCCGTCTCGCGCCTGTCGTGCCAGGCGATCGTGGGAACCGAAGACTTGGTGGTTGAGATTCCGAAGTACACGATCAATCATGCGGCCGAAAAGAACCATTGA
- the iscX gene encoding Fe-S cluster assembly protein IscX: MKWSDITAIAEALFDKHPEVDPATVRFVDLHNWVIELDGFDDDRTRGGEKVLEAIQTAWIDEAR, from the coding sequence ATGAAATGGAGCGACATCACGGCCATCGCCGAGGCGCTGTTCGACAAACACCCCGAGGTCGATCCGGCCACGGTGCGTTTCGTCGACCTGCACAACTGGGTGATTGAGCTCGACGGCTTCGACGATGACCGCACCCGCGGCGGCGAGAAGGTACTGGAAGCGATTCAGACGGCGTGGATTGATGAAGCGCGCTGA
- a CDS encoding class I SAM-dependent methyltransferase, which yields MKRADTTADKAKPAETLAPEIRPGQSIALLQELHILTRDGKLNQDSRRKLKQVYHLYQFIEPLLKEIQQDHAAISLVDHGAGKSYLGFILYDLFFKGLNDGSRIYGIETREELVQKSTALAQKLGFPGMSFLNLSVAESTRSDKLPEQIDIVTALHACNTATDDAIDFALKKRAKFMVLVPCCQAEVATVLKKNKGKDLGKSALTEIWRHPLHTREFGSQVTNVLRCLQLEAHGYQVNVTELVGWEHSMKNELIIASYKNLPRKRPTDRLQEVLATLGLEEMGERFYTQHLAEAESTT from the coding sequence ATGAAGCGCGCTGACACCACCGCCGATAAGGCCAAGCCGGCTGAAACGCTGGCGCCCGAAATCCGTCCCGGCCAGTCGATCGCGCTGCTGCAGGAACTGCACATCCTCACGCGCGACGGCAAACTCAATCAGGACAGCCGCCGCAAGCTCAAACAGGTCTATCACCTGTATCAGTTCATCGAGCCGCTGCTCAAGGAAATCCAGCAGGACCACGCCGCCATTTCGCTGGTCGACCATGGCGCGGGCAAGTCCTACCTCGGCTTCATCCTGTACGACCTGTTCTTCAAGGGCCTGAACGACGGCTCGCGCATCTACGGTATCGAAACGCGCGAAGAACTGGTGCAAAAATCGACCGCGCTGGCGCAAAAGCTGGGCTTTCCCGGCATGTCGTTCCTGAACCTGTCGGTGGCCGAATCGACCCGCTCCGACAAGCTGCCGGAACAAATCGACATCGTCACCGCGCTCCACGCCTGCAATACCGCCACCGACGACGCCATCGATTTCGCGCTCAAGAAGCGCGCAAAGTTCATGGTACTGGTGCCGTGCTGCCAGGCCGAAGTGGCCACGGTCCTCAAGAAGAACAAGGGCAAGGACCTGGGCAAGAGCGCGCTGACCGAAATCTGGCGCCACCCGCTGCATACGCGCGAATTCGGCAGCCAGGTCACCAACGTGCTGCGCTGCCTGCAGCTCGAAGCGCACGGCTACCAGGTCAACGTGACGGAGCTGGTGGGCTGGGAGCACTCGATGAAAAATGAGCTGATCATCGCCAGCTACAAAAACCTGCCGCGCAAGCGTCCCACCGACCGTTTGCAGGAAGTCCTCGCCACGCTCGGCCTGGAAGAAATGGGCGAGCGTTTCTACACTCAACATTTAGCGGAAGCCGAATCGACGACATGA